In Marinobacter antarcticus, one genomic interval encodes:
- a CDS encoding MFS transporter has protein sequence MKSEADLEDERLASLAVVLPLAVTGFVIAAGCWTLFAVAGIHLRAELSLSDLQFGLLLAMPMAVSALLAVPAGLAARKFGARRIMLICLAGLAACMVILLTTDTFPGYLLAAGGLGLAGGFYSAGLQFVTSNCQRHRLGLVLGVFGAGVTGAGFTYYLVPLFHEAFSWQGVPLAYLIVLVLVIALLLLLTDPEDAVADSETEISTRIMFGRFRQQGIWQLGAYFGVVAGSFFALALWLPDYLSAQFDLQVESGARLAQWFIIPGALAQILGGGLSDRYGSPRVISRSLLIGLVALMVLSYPPMTLFIRGVETTIKVEFALPMNVESIFVVVLGMALGCAMGSLQRMVIIESRQNIAFVAGLLLVCACSVAFLLPVIFGAVNHWLGVRSAVFMILFLLLGLCQFLFARFSRCHERLALLQPGI, from the coding sequence ATGAAGTCAGAGGCGGATCTGGAGGATGAGCGGCTGGCATCGCTTGCCGTTGTTCTGCCGCTTGCGGTGACGGGCTTTGTTATTGCAGCAGGCTGCTGGACGCTGTTTGCGGTGGCCGGGATACACCTCCGGGCCGAGTTAAGCCTCAGTGACCTGCAATTCGGACTGTTGCTCGCCATGCCCATGGCCGTCAGCGCCCTGTTGGCTGTGCCAGCCGGGCTTGCCGCCCGGAAGTTTGGTGCTCGCCGCATTATGCTCATCTGCCTTGCCGGGCTTGCCGCCTGTATGGTGATTCTTCTGACGACCGACACATTCCCCGGCTATCTTCTGGCTGCGGGCGGGCTGGGGTTAGCCGGCGGGTTTTACAGCGCGGGGCTGCAGTTTGTAACCAGTAACTGCCAGCGCCACCGGCTCGGCCTTGTGCTTGGTGTGTTCGGCGCAGGCGTTACCGGCGCCGGGTTTACCTATTACCTTGTTCCTCTGTTTCATGAAGCCTTCTCCTGGCAAGGCGTTCCGCTGGCCTATCTGATTGTTCTTGTGCTTGTGATTGCGCTTCTGTTGCTGCTCACGGATCCGGAAGATGCAGTCGCCGATTCGGAAACCGAAATCTCCACCAGGATAATGTTCGGGCGCTTCAGACAGCAGGGCATCTGGCAATTGGGCGCCTACTTCGGTGTGGTTGCTGGAAGCTTTTTTGCTCTGGCGCTTTGGCTTCCGGACTATCTTTCTGCGCAGTTTGATCTGCAGGTGGAATCGGGAGCCAGGCTTGCACAGTGGTTCATTATCCCCGGGGCTCTGGCCCAGATTCTGGGGGGAGGCCTGTCCGATCGCTATGGCAGCCCGAGGGTTATCAGCCGGTCACTCTTGATTGGCCTGGTGGCCCTGATGGTCCTGTCCTATCCCCCCATGACGCTGTTCATTCGAGGTGTGGAAACAACCATCAAGGTCGAGTTTGCTTTGCCCATGAACGTAGAAAGTATCTTTGTGGTGGTGCTCGGAATGGCCCTTGGGTGTGCCATGGGCTCTCTGCAGAGGATGGTCATTATTGAAAGCCGTCAGAATATAGCGTTTGTTGCCGGGTTGCTTCTGGTCTGCGCCTGTTCTGTGGCTTTCCTGTTGCCGGTTATTTTCGGCGCAGTAAATCACTGGCTGGGTGTCCGCAGTGCTGTGTTCATGATCCTGTTTCTGCTGCTTGGCCTCTGCCAGTTCCTGTTCGCCCGCTTCAGTCGTTGCCACGAACGCCTGGCACTTCTCCAACCTGGGATATAA
- a CDS encoding nitrate reductase subunit alpha: MSHLIDKLSYFSKKRESFANGHGETHDVNRDWEDGYRQRWQHDKVVRSTHGVNCTGSCSWKIYVKNGLVTWETQQTDYPRTRPDLPNHEPRGCPRGASYSWYMYSANRLKYPLMRKHLMQLWRAARIQFNDPVDAWASIVEDPKKTAEYKPRRGMGGFVRSDWNEVNELIAASNVYTAKKHGPDRIIGFSPIPAMSMVSYAAGSRYLSLIGGTCLSFYDWYCDLPPASPQTWGEQTDVPESADWYNSSYIIAWGSNVPQTRTPDAHFFTEVRYKGTKTVAITPDYAEVAKLSDEWLNPKQGTDAALGMAMGHVILKEFHVDNPSAYFTDYVRRYTDMPYLVKLDKMEDGRYVPGRFLRASDLVGGLGEENNPEWKTIAIDETTNQLTAPNGSIGYRWGEKGKWNLKQTAKKEDVNLQLSMVEKHDEIVDVAFPYFGGIKHDHFKSVEISDTLTHKLGSRKIELADGDKALVVTVYDLMIANYGISRGLGEDDGATDYEQIKPYTPAWQEKITGVPAHKVTRIAREFAETAHKTNGRSMIIVGAGMNHWYHMDMNYRALINMLVMCGCVGQSGGGWAHYVGQEKLRPQTGWQPLAFGLDWQRPPRQMNGTSFFYAHSGQWRYEKLDVSEILSPLADKSKFSGSLIDYNVRAERMGWLPSAPQFNRNPLGIAAEAEIAGMDVPAYVTQSLKDGSLAFASEDPEAPENHPRNMFIWRSNLLGSSGKGHEYMLKYLLGTTSGLQGKDLGHDGGVKPQEVKWHDKAPEGKLDLLVTLDFRMSTTCLYSDIVLPTATWYEKDDLNTSDMHPFIHPLTAATDPAWESRSDWEIYKGIAKAFSKASEGHLGVQKDVVTVPLLHDAPAELGQPFDVKDWKRGECELIPGKTAPNFMTVERDYPNTYARFTSLGPLMDKLGNGGKGINWNTEKEVTFLGDLNHKHLDGANAGRPKIDTAIDACEVILSLAPETNGQVAVKAWAALSEFTGLDHTHLALNKEDEKIRFRDIVAQPRKIISSPTWSGLEDEHVSYSAGYTNVHELIPWRTLTGRQQFYQDHEWMRAFGESLLVYRPPINTKAAAPLLNAKPNGNPEKALNFLTPHQKWGIHSTYTDNLLMLTLARGGPIVWLSEDDARDIGVEDNDWIEVFNANGSLSARAVVSQRVMPGMVMMYHAQERTVNVPGSEITGSRGGIHNSVTRACPKPTHMIGGYAQYSYGFNYYGTVGSNRDEFVVVRKMKNVDWLDGEGSDTVQESVK; the protein is encoded by the coding sequence ATGAGTCATTTGATCGACAAGCTGAGCTACTTCAGCAAAAAGCGCGAATCGTTCGCGAACGGCCACGGCGAAACCCACGATGTAAATCGTGACTGGGAAGACGGCTACCGCCAGCGCTGGCAGCACGACAAAGTTGTGCGTTCAACTCACGGCGTAAACTGCACTGGCTCCTGCAGCTGGAAGATCTACGTCAAGAATGGCTTGGTCACCTGGGAAACCCAGCAAACCGACTACCCCCGTACCCGTCCGGATCTGCCTAACCATGAGCCCCGTGGCTGCCCCCGAGGCGCCAGCTATTCCTGGTATATGTACAGCGCCAACCGCCTGAAATACCCGCTGATGCGTAAGCATCTGATGCAGCTCTGGCGCGCCGCCCGCATTCAGTTCAATGATCCGGTAGATGCCTGGGCTTCCATTGTGGAAGATCCGAAGAAAACCGCAGAGTACAAACCCCGCCGCGGTATGGGCGGTTTTGTGCGTTCCGACTGGAACGAAGTTAACGAACTGATTGCTGCGTCTAACGTTTACACTGCCAAAAAGCACGGCCCGGACCGCATCATCGGCTTCTCGCCAATTCCTGCGATGTCCATGGTGTCTTACGCCGCAGGTAGTCGTTATCTGTCGCTGATTGGCGGCACGTGCCTGAGCTTCTACGACTGGTACTGCGACCTGCCGCCGGCTTCCCCGCAAACCTGGGGCGAGCAGACCGACGTTCCCGAATCCGCAGACTGGTACAACTCCAGCTACATCATTGCCTGGGGCTCCAACGTTCCGCAGACCCGTACCCCGGATGCCCACTTCTTTACCGAAGTGCGCTACAAAGGCACCAAAACCGTTGCCATCACTCCGGATTACGCCGAAGTTGCCAAGCTGTCAGATGAGTGGCTGAACCCCAAACAGGGCACCGATGCCGCGCTGGGTATGGCCATGGGCCACGTCATTCTGAAAGAATTCCACGTTGATAACCCCAGTGCCTACTTCACCGACTACGTGCGCCGTTACACCGATATGCCGTACCTGGTGAAGCTCGACAAAATGGAAGACGGCCGTTATGTGCCCGGCCGGTTCCTGCGCGCCAGCGACTTGGTGGGTGGTTTGGGTGAAGAAAATAACCCGGAATGGAAAACCATTGCCATTGACGAAACCACCAACCAGTTGACCGCGCCAAACGGTTCTATCGGTTACCGCTGGGGTGAAAAGGGCAAGTGGAACCTGAAACAGACTGCGAAAAAAGAAGACGTGAATCTGCAGCTGTCGATGGTTGAAAAGCACGACGAAATTGTGGACGTTGCCTTCCCGTATTTTGGTGGCATCAAGCACGACCACTTCAAGTCTGTTGAGATCAGTGACACCCTGACCCACAAACTGGGCAGCCGAAAAATTGAACTGGCAGACGGCGACAAAGCCTTAGTCGTGACCGTGTACGACCTGATGATTGCCAACTACGGCATCAGCCGTGGCCTGGGTGAAGACGACGGCGCGACCGACTACGAGCAGATCAAACCTTACACCCCGGCCTGGCAGGAAAAAATTACCGGCGTACCCGCGCACAAAGTGACGCGCATTGCCCGTGAGTTCGCTGAAACTGCTCACAAAACCAATGGTCGCTCCATGATCATCGTGGGTGCCGGTATGAACCACTGGTACCACATGGACATGAACTACCGCGCGCTGATCAACATGCTGGTCATGTGTGGCTGCGTAGGCCAGAGTGGTGGCGGTTGGGCGCACTATGTTGGTCAGGAAAAACTGCGCCCGCAAACCGGCTGGCAGCCGCTGGCATTTGGCTTGGATTGGCAGCGCCCGCCACGCCAGATGAACGGAACCTCGTTTTTCTATGCCCACTCGGGCCAGTGGCGCTACGAGAAGCTGGATGTAAGCGAGATCTTGTCGCCGCTGGCGGACAAGTCCAAATTTAGCGGCAGCCTTATTGACTACAACGTCCGCGCCGAGCGTATGGGCTGGTTGCCGTCTGCGCCGCAGTTTAACCGTAACCCGCTGGGCATTGCCGCCGAAGCTGAAATCGCCGGTATGGACGTGCCAGCGTACGTAACCCAGTCCTTGAAGGACGGCTCACTGGCGTTTGCCTCGGAAGATCCGGAAGCCCCGGAAAACCATCCGCGTAATATGTTCATCTGGCGCTCTAACCTGCTGGGTTCCTCCGGTAAGGGCCACGAGTACATGCTGAAGTACCTGTTGGGTACTACGAGTGGTTTGCAGGGTAAAGACCTGGGTCACGATGGTGGCGTGAAGCCGCAGGAAGTGAAATGGCACGACAAAGCGCCCGAAGGCAAGCTGGATCTGCTGGTGACTCTGGACTTCCGCATGTCCACCACCTGCCTGTATTCCGACATCGTGTTACCTACCGCTACCTGGTATGAAAAAGACGACCTGAATACCTCAGACATGCACCCGTTCATTCACCCGCTGACTGCCGCCACCGATCCGGCGTGGGAATCCCGCAGCGACTGGGAAATCTACAAAGGCATTGCCAAGGCGTTCTCCAAGGCGTCTGAAGGCCATCTGGGTGTCCAGAAAGACGTGGTTACAGTGCCGTTGTTGCACGACGCACCCGCCGAACTGGGCCAGCCGTTTGATGTGAAAGACTGGAAAAGAGGCGAGTGCGAGCTGATTCCGGGTAAAACCGCGCCCAACTTCATGACGGTTGAACGCGACTACCCGAACACCTACGCGCGTTTTACGTCGCTTGGGCCCTTGATGGACAAGCTGGGTAACGGTGGCAAGGGCATCAACTGGAACACTGAAAAAGAAGTCACGTTCCTGGGTGACCTGAATCACAAACACCTTGACGGCGCCAACGCGGGCCGGCCGAAGATTGACACGGCCATTGATGCGTGCGAGGTGATTCTGAGCCTGGCTCCGGAAACCAACGGACAGGTTGCTGTTAAGGCTTGGGCGGCGCTGTCTGAATTCACCGGGCTGGATCACACACACTTGGCATTGAACAAGGAAGACGAAAAAATCCGCTTCCGCGATATAGTGGCGCAGCCGCGCAAAATCATCTCCAGCCCGACCTGGTCTGGTCTGGAAGACGAGCATGTGTCCTACAGCGCCGGCTACACCAACGTGCACGAGCTGATTCCCTGGCGCACGCTGACGGGTCGCCAGCAGTTCTATCAAGACCACGAGTGGATGCGCGCCTTTGGCGAAAGCCTGCTGGTGTATCGCCCGCCCATCAATACCAAAGCGGCTGCACCGCTGCTGAACGCCAAGCCTAACGGCAACCCGGAGAAGGCGCTGAACTTCCTTACGCCGCACCAGAAGTGGGGGATTCACAGCACCTATACCGACAACCTGCTGATGCTGACCCTGGCTCGTGGCGGCCCCATTGTATGGCTGAGCGAAGACGACGCCCGCGATATAGGTGTGGAAGACAACGATTGGATTGAGGTGTTCAACGCCAACGGATCTTTGTCAGCGCGGGCGGTGGTTAGCCAGCGGGTGATGCCTGGCATGGTGATGATGTATCACGCCCAGGAGCGCACGGTGAACGTTCCCGGCTCGGAAATTACCGGCAGCCGCGGTGGTATTCACAACTCGGTTACCCGGGCGTGCCCAAAGCCCACCCATATGATTGGTGGCTATGCCCAGTACTCATACGGCTTCAACTACTACGGCACCGTGGGTTCCAACCGCGACGAGTTTGTGGTGGTGCGCAAAATGAAGAACGTTGACTGGCTTGATGGCGAGGGCAGCGACACTGTTCAGGAGAGTGTGAAATGA
- the narH gene encoding nitrate reductase subunit beta, whose protein sequence is MKIRSQVGMVLNLDKCIGCHTCSVTCKNVWTSREGMEYAWFNNVETKPGIGYPKEWENQDKWKGGWMREASGKIRPRIGGRFRVLANIFANPDLPEIDDYYEPFDFDYQHLHTAGDSKHQPVARPRSLISGKRMDKIEWGPNWEEILGTEFAKRRKDKNFDQIQADIYGQFESTFMMYLPRLCEHCLNPTCVASCPSGAIYKREEDGIVLIDQDKCRGWRMCVSGCPYKKIYFNWKTGKSEKCIFCYPRIEAGMPTVCSETCVGRIRYLGVLLYDADRIEEVASTPGEHELYEKQLEIFLDPFDPKVIEQATKDGVPMNVIEAAQRSPVYKMAVDWKLALPLHPEYRTLPMVWYVPPLSPIQSAAEAGQVEFDGVLPKIESLRIPVKYLANLLTAGDEKPIVRALKRIMAMRLYKRAETVDGVEDLRALEEVGLTKAQADEMYRYLAIANYEDRFVIPTGHRELAKEAFPDAYAERGGCGFSFGDGCSGGDSEFSMFGGRKNTSTMVQKLTTVKQIDPKQLQE, encoded by the coding sequence ATGAAAATCCGTTCCCAAGTAGGCATGGTGCTGAACCTGGACAAGTGCATTGGTTGCCACACCTGTTCAGTGACTTGTAAAAACGTATGGACCAGCCGTGAGGGCATGGAGTACGCCTGGTTCAACAACGTCGAAACCAAACCCGGTATTGGCTACCCGAAAGAATGGGAGAACCAGGACAAGTGGAAAGGCGGCTGGATGCGTGAGGCCAGCGGCAAGATTCGCCCCCGTATAGGTGGCCGCTTCCGGGTGCTGGCGAATATTTTTGCCAACCCGGACCTACCGGAAATTGACGACTACTACGAGCCGTTCGATTTCGACTATCAGCACCTGCACACCGCTGGCGATAGCAAGCATCAGCCGGTTGCACGGCCGCGCTCGCTGATCTCCGGCAAACGTATGGACAAAATCGAGTGGGGCCCGAACTGGGAAGAAATTCTGGGTACCGAGTTCGCCAAGCGTCGCAAGGACAAAAACTTCGACCAGATACAAGCCGATATCTACGGCCAGTTCGAAAGCACGTTCATGATGTACCTGCCGCGTCTGTGCGAGCACTGTCTGAACCCCACTTGTGTGGCGAGCTGCCCGAGCGGCGCCATCTACAAGCGGGAAGAAGACGGAATCGTGCTGATCGACCAGGACAAGTGTCGTGGCTGGCGGATGTGTGTATCCGGCTGTCCGTACAAGAAAATCTACTTTAACTGGAAAACTGGCAAGTCTGAAAAGTGCATCTTCTGCTACCCGCGCATTGAAGCCGGTATGCCGACCGTTTGCTCCGAGACGTGCGTAGGCCGTATCCGGTATCTGGGCGTGCTGCTTTACGATGCCGACCGCATCGAAGAAGTGGCCAGCACTCCGGGCGAACACGAGCTTTACGAGAAGCAGCTGGAAATCTTCCTGGACCCGTTTGATCCGAAAGTGATCGAGCAGGCAACGAAAGATGGCGTGCCGATGAACGTAATCGAGGCTGCTCAGCGGAGCCCGGTTTACAAGATGGCCGTGGACTGGAAGCTGGCTCTGCCGCTGCACCCGGAATACCGTACATTGCCTATGGTTTGGTACGTGCCGCCCCTGAGCCCGATTCAGTCAGCCGCGGAAGCCGGCCAGGTGGAATTCGACGGCGTACTGCCGAAAATCGAAAGCCTGCGCATTCCGGTGAAGTACCTGGCCAACCTGCTCACTGCCGGTGACGAAAAGCCCATCGTACGTGCGCTCAAACGCATTATGGCCATGCGCTTGTACAAGCGTGCGGAAACCGTAGACGGCGTGGAAGACTTGCGGGCGCTGGAAGAAGTCGGCCTGACCAAAGCCCAGGCGGATGAAATGTACCGCTACCTGGCCATTGCCAACTACGAAGATCGATTCGTGATTCCTACCGGCCATCGTGAGCTCGCGAAAGAAGCGTTCCCTGACGCATATGCTGAACGCGGTGGTTGTGGCTTCAGCTTCGGCGACGGTTGCAGCGGTGGTGATAGCGAATTCAGCATGTTTGGCGGTCGTAAAAACACCTCCACCATGGTGCAGAAGCTGACCACGGTGAAGCAGATCGACCCGAAACAGCTGCAGGAATAA
- the narJ gene encoding nitrate reductase molybdenum cofactor assembly chaperone, producing MKLLKVLARILEYPSAELQASKDAMVAAVLEDSRLPRKNKEQLLQCIDRLCDGDLLDLEEAYTGTFDKGRATSLLLFEHVHGESRDRGQAMVDLMEQYRANGLEIDAKELPDYLPLFLEYLSTRPWDEIENWLEDIHHILALLGERLYQRESFYHVAMDSLLELSGRATDRQELAQIVASEERDDTAEALDKVWEEEMVKFVDDQGSSCSTGGVVGQRRRELEQTQTIHLSDHLMTDVTPAQARTAARDA from the coding sequence ATGAAACTATTAAAAGTACTGGCACGGATTCTGGAGTATCCCTCCGCCGAACTTCAGGCCTCCAAAGACGCCATGGTTGCCGCTGTTCTGGAGGACAGTCGGCTGCCACGGAAGAACAAGGAGCAACTGCTCCAGTGTATCGACCGCCTGTGTGACGGTGACCTGCTGGACCTCGAAGAGGCCTACACGGGCACTTTCGACAAAGGCCGCGCGACCTCCTTGCTGTTGTTTGAACACGTACACGGTGAATCCCGCGATCGCGGCCAGGCAATGGTCGACCTGATGGAGCAGTACCGCGCTAACGGGCTGGAAATTGACGCCAAGGAACTGCCGGATTACCTGCCGCTGTTCCTGGAGTATCTGTCGACCCGTCCTTGGGATGAAATCGAGAACTGGCTGGAAGATATCCACCACATTCTTGCCCTTCTCGGTGAGCGGCTTTACCAGCGCGAGAGCTTTTACCATGTAGCGATGGATTCGCTGTTGGAGCTGTCTGGCCGGGCCACGGATCGTCAGGAGCTCGCCCAGATTGTCGCGTCGGAAGAGCGTGACGATACGGCCGAGGCACTGGATAAGGTCTGGGAAGAAGAAATGGTGAAGTTTGTGGATGATCAGGGCAGCTCCTGCAGCACTGGTGGCGTTGTTGGACAGCGGCGCCGCGAGCTGGAGCAAACCCAGACCATTCACCTCAGTGATCATCTGATGACGGATGTAACGCCCGCTCAGGCGCGTACCGCCGCGAGAGACGCCTGA
- the narI gene encoding respiratory nitrate reductase subunit gamma, translating to MSYLNTLIFGIYPYIALVVLFVGTWARYDHGQFTWRAQSSQMLRKKNMVLASVLFHVGILVIFFGHLVGLLTPHFMYEPFMSAGTKQVMAIVVGGIAGVMCLIGGVMLAHRRLTDPRVKASSTFADNMIIVVLMVQVVLGLATILPTLGHLDGGTMMKLASWAQSIFTFQGGAAEYMTGVHWIYKLHMFLGLTIFVLFPFTRLVHMLSVPLEYFGRKYQVVRKRA from the coding sequence ATGTCTTATCTGAACACACTGATTTTCGGGATTTATCCGTACATCGCTCTGGTGGTGCTGTTTGTTGGCACCTGGGCACGATACGACCACGGGCAGTTCACCTGGAGAGCCCAATCCAGCCAGATGCTGCGCAAGAAAAACATGGTGCTGGCCAGTGTGCTGTTCCATGTGGGTATTCTGGTGATTTTCTTTGGCCATCTGGTTGGCCTGTTGACGCCGCACTTTATGTACGAACCGTTCATGAGTGCAGGCACTAAACAGGTGATGGCGATTGTGGTCGGTGGTATTGCCGGGGTGATGTGTCTGATTGGCGGAGTCATGCTGGCTCATCGCCGGCTGACGGATCCAAGGGTCAAAGCCAGCAGCACCTTTGCCGACAACATGATCATTGTCGTTCTGATGGTTCAGGTAGTGTTGGGGCTGGCGACCATTCTGCCAACGCTGGGCCACCTTGACGGCGGCACTATGATGAAACTGGCAAGTTGGGCGCAGAGTATCTTTACCTTCCAGGGCGGAGCAGCTGAGTACATGACAGGCGTGCATTGGATCTACAAGCTCCATATGTTCCTGGGCCTGACGATCTTTGTACTCTTCCCGTTCACTCGTCTGGTGCACATGCTGAGTGTACCGCTGGAGTATTTCGGACGGAAGTACCAGGTGGTGCGCAAGCGGGCGTGA
- a CDS encoding peptidylprolyl isomerase, which produces MQLIPTGEAEKPRNQFPPVSVGETLISEEDIAREMQHHPAEEVAEAWHEAAKCLVIRELLLQQAQALKLPEELDEEAAIARVLELELDVPEPSDEDCERFHASNPGRFRSPTLMAVSHILLAAAPDDVQERMRQEEVGQQLLFSLLEGRAQFAPLAKQYSACESRHQGGSLGQISKGQTVEEFERPVLTLKEGLNPELIESRYGWHIVRVDQRIDGEQLPYEHVKPKIRQYLSESVTRRAFRQYLQVLAAETGVRGVDLEIPDSPLMQ; this is translated from the coding sequence ATGCAACTGATCCCCACCGGTGAAGCCGAAAAGCCCAGAAACCAGTTTCCGCCAGTTTCCGTGGGTGAAACCCTGATATCCGAAGAGGATATCGCGCGGGAAATGCAGCACCATCCGGCCGAAGAAGTCGCTGAAGCCTGGCATGAGGCTGCTAAATGTCTTGTCATCCGTGAACTTCTGCTGCAGCAGGCTCAGGCCCTGAAGCTGCCGGAAGAACTGGATGAAGAAGCCGCTATTGCCCGGGTGCTGGAGTTGGAACTTGATGTGCCGGAACCGAGCGACGAGGACTGTGAGCGTTTCCATGCGTCAAATCCGGGCCGTTTCCGTAGTCCGACGCTGATGGCTGTCAGCCACATTCTGCTGGCCGCCGCGCCGGACGATGTGCAGGAGCGCATGCGCCAGGAAGAGGTTGGACAACAGTTGCTTTTCTCCCTGCTCGAAGGTCGTGCCCAGTTTGCACCGCTCGCCAAGCAATATTCTGCCTGTGAGTCACGCCATCAGGGCGGCAGCCTCGGCCAGATCAGCAAAGGGCAGACGGTCGAGGAGTTTGAGCGGCCGGTTCTTACGCTTAAGGAAGGCCTTAATCCGGAACTGATCGAAAGCCGCTATGGCTGGCACATTGTGCGCGTGGATCAGCGTATCGATGGCGAGCAGCTGCCTTATGAGCATGTAAAACCGAAAATCCGCCAGTATCTGAGTGAGAGCGTTACCCGGCGTGCATTCCGTCAGTACCTGCAGGTGTTGGCAGCTGAGACGGGTGTTAGAGGTGTCGATCTTGAGATACCGGACTCACCGTTAATGCAGTAA
- a CDS encoding Crp/Fnr family transcriptional regulator: MHDMKEDKTMVAMQSAETRYAKPVLVAINTLTDDENGLEPLRSHALFNTLRDSDLQSLILQSRRLRLGHHQLLYRQDMPAHHFFFVISGRLRLYRLDSSGIDRTLDSIASGDCFAEVMIYADPARYACYAEALKSSEVLMIPVKAYQDMLESNPEYAHAALRHYAMRAVSRFHDLEIMTVQNARDRLIRYLIDLLPNGASEGGEVELPLPKCLVASRLAMQPETFSRILADLKSNGLVRVNCSKLFISDPRRLIEISQ; this comes from the coding sequence ATGCATGATATGAAAGAGGATAAAACAATGGTGGCGATGCAATCTGCGGAAACCCGCTACGCCAAACCGGTTCTGGTGGCTATTAATACGCTGACTGACGATGAAAACGGGCTGGAGCCGCTGCGCAGCCATGCCCTTTTCAATACGCTCCGTGACTCAGACCTGCAGAGCCTCATTCTGCAGTCTCGTCGCCTTCGTCTTGGGCATCATCAGTTGCTCTACCGGCAGGATATGCCCGCCCATCACTTCTTTTTTGTCATATCCGGCCGTCTGCGGCTATACCGACTGGACTCCTCCGGGATTGACCGTACGCTTGATAGCATTGCGTCCGGTGACTGTTTTGCGGAGGTGATGATCTATGCAGATCCTGCCCGTTACGCCTGCTACGCCGAAGCTCTGAAATCCAGTGAAGTCCTGATGATTCCTGTCAAAGCGTACCAGGATATGCTGGAAAGCAACCCGGAATACGCTCATGCAGCGCTCCGGCACTATGCCATGCGCGCTGTTTCCAGGTTCCATGACCTTGAAATCATGACTGTTCAGAATGCCCGTGACCGGCTGATTCGGTATCTGATTGATCTGCTGCCTAACGGTGCTTCAGAAGGTGGGGAAGTTGAGCTGCCTCTGCCCAAGTGCCTGGTTGCATCCAGGCTGGCGATGCAGCCGGAAACCTTTTCCCGGATTCTGGCGGATCTCAAGTCCAACGGGCTGGTGCGTGTCAATTGCAGCAAGTTGTTCATCTCCGACCCCAGGCGATTGATCGAAATCAGCCAGTAA
- a CDS encoding ribonucleotide reductase subunit alpha, with the protein MISSYSDLIKATKSEHEPQRLLFVFCRAELPDNASAYEKAAFEQGEGGALTPVICVDKTPVEVPEFSLLVEESRSTGQSWDVVFVAAMSGRAGTPPSSDEAQQPMTMMVESIRLGHVSNYLPLDKSGIAISLG; encoded by the coding sequence ATGATTAGCAGTTACAGTGATCTGATCAAAGCAACCAAAAGCGAGCATGAGCCTCAGCGCCTGCTGTTCGTTTTTTGCCGTGCCGAACTGCCGGATAATGCCTCCGCATACGAAAAAGCTGCGTTCGAACAGGGCGAGGGTGGTGCGCTTACCCCGGTAATCTGTGTCGACAAGACCCCGGTCGAAGTCCCGGAATTTTCCTTGTTGGTTGAAGAGTCGCGCAGCACCGGCCAGTCATGGGATGTCGTGTTCGTTGCCGCCATGTCCGGCAGAGCGGGCACTCCGCCGTCTTCAGATGAAGCGCAGCAGCCGATGACGATGATGGTGGAGTCAATCCGCCTGGGGCATGTCAGCAACTACCTGCCTCTGGATAAGAGCGGAATCGCCATCAGCTTAGGTTAA